A genome region from Deinococcus sp. KNUC1210 includes the following:
- a CDS encoding AAC(3) family N-acetyltransferase, with protein sequence MLNLARRVHVTPRQLDEGLSALGLDGSQHVIVHSSLKSFGLLEGGASTLLHELGRHTATLAAPAFSYQTLLRGPDSPIHAQFHRDTRVSRDIGRLPQSMVEQSEALRSSHPALSFVALGQEAAFITGQQSLGSPYAPIGALYDLDGYALLIGVDHSSNTSIHYGEHVAGMPLLTRYVPQNGVAVPSAFPNCSADFETLAPYLQPSTVYVGKSRLRLYRVRALVDATVRLLTQDPEALLCTYPSCRCQQVRQMVRQQGLHPRAHPLISADRARGERSEASSELTA encoded by the coding sequence ATGCTCAATCTTGCCCGCCGGGTTCACGTCACGCCTCGCCAGCTCGACGAGGGGCTGTCTGCCCTGGGCCTCGACGGCTCGCAGCACGTGATCGTTCACAGCAGTCTGAAGTCGTTTGGTCTGCTGGAAGGCGGTGCATCCACCCTGCTTCATGAACTGGGGCGTCACACTGCCACGCTTGCGGCCCCGGCCTTCAGCTATCAGACGCTGCTGCGCGGCCCCGATTCACCGATTCACGCTCAGTTTCACCGTGATACACGGGTCAGCCGCGATATCGGGCGGCTGCCTCAGAGCATGGTGGAGCAGAGCGAGGCGCTGCGGTCGTCGCACCCGGCCCTGAGTTTCGTGGCGCTGGGGCAGGAGGCTGCCTTCATCACCGGGCAGCAGTCGCTCGGAAGCCCATACGCCCCTATCGGTGCCCTGTACGATCTGGACGGCTACGCCCTGCTGATCGGCGTCGATCACAGTTCGAACACCAGTATTCACTACGGTGAACACGTGGCGGGCATGCCCCTTCTGACCCGGTATGTGCCGCAGAACGGAGTGGCTGTGCCCTCGGCCTTTCCCAACTGTTCCGCCGATTTCGAGACGCTGGCCCCGTATTTACAGCCCTCGACCGTGTATGTCGGCAAGTCGCGGCTGCGGCTGTACCGCGTGCGGGCACTCGTGGACGCCACGGTTCGCCTGCTGACGCAGGACCCGGAAGCGCTGCTGTGTACCTACCCCAGTTGCCGCTGCCAGCAGGTGCGCCAGATGGTGCGTCAGCAGGGGCTGCATCCCAGGGCGCACCCACTGATCTCTGCCGACCGGGCCAGGGGCGAGCGTTCCGAAGCCTCCTCCGAACTCACGGCCTGA
- a CDS encoding NAD(P)/FAD-dependent oxidoreductase codes for MNSTPAPRSEPTDILIIGGGPAGLYAAFYAALRGLSVRLLEARPELGGQLAALYPDRMVYDVPAAPAMYAGEIVERLVRQLEPFDIDIRLKTVAQTLEADGAGWRVGTAGASYTAGAVILTAGMGALLPRPANSEQALTDWPPAAVAASRSAWIQGGVPQATRAALELADAGTRVTLSHRRALFRGTPSQLARLERLRQQGQIDVHAPAAADFTPVPPADLNIHLNGYLPDLSPLLPWPLEWQGEYVPADANGLTTLPGVYVAGDLSSAGGTFKLITLAFAQAALCANHAAHHVRPELRVKPGHSSDRRTTPEGRFV; via the coding sequence ATGAACAGCACGCCTGCGCCCCGAAGTGAGCCCACCGACATCCTGATCATCGGGGGTGGCCCGGCTGGGCTGTACGCGGCCTTTTATGCCGCTCTGCGCGGCCTAAGCGTGCGTCTGCTGGAGGCGCGGCCCGAACTGGGCGGGCAACTGGCGGCGCTGTATCCAGACCGGATGGTCTACGACGTTCCCGCCGCGCCCGCCATGTATGCAGGCGAGATCGTGGAGCGGCTGGTCAGGCAGCTCGAACCGTTCGACATCGACATCCGGCTGAAGACCGTAGCCCAGACCCTCGAAGCCGACGGTGCAGGCTGGCGCGTCGGCACTGCGGGCGCGAGCTACACAGCGGGCGCGGTGATTCTGACGGCAGGCATGGGAGCGCTGCTGCCTCGCCCGGCCAACAGCGAGCAGGCCCTCACCGACTGGCCGCCCGCTGCCGTGGCCGCCTCACGGAGCGCATGGATACAGGGCGGCGTTCCGCAGGCGACCCGCGCCGCGCTCGAACTGGCCGACGCGGGAACGAGGGTCACGCTCAGCCATCGCCGCGCTCTATTCCGGGGCACCCCCTCTCAGCTGGCGCGGCTGGAACGTCTGCGGCAGCAGGGACAGATCGACGTTCACGCGCCTGCCGCCGCCGATTTCACCCCCGTCCCGCCAGCCGACCTCAACATTCACCTGAACGGCTACCTGCCCGATCTGTCTCCCCTGCTGCCGTGGCCGCTCGAGTGGCAGGGCGAGTACGTGCCCGCAGACGCCAATGGCCTGACCACGCTTCCGGGCGTGTATGTGGCGGGCGACCTGAGCAGCGCAGGCGGAACCTTCAAGCTGATCACGCTGGCCTTTGCACAGGCGGCTCTGTGCGCCAACCACGCCGCCCACCATGTCCGCCCCGAACTGCGGGTCAAGCCCGGCCACAGCAGCGACCGGCGAACCACGCCGGAGGGCCGCTTCGTTTAA
- a CDS encoding NADP oxidoreductase, with translation MTSSSVPSTFSAARPLRVLVIGSGPSGIFSAEALIKQSLVPVEVDVLDRLPTPYGLVRYGVAPDHLKIKSVTAGFDRTLSDARVRFLGNVEFGKDLTYDEARSHYDALVYTFGASADRRLGIPGEDLMGSLSATEFVAWYNGHPDAAARDMLLHAAGVAVVGVGNVALDVSRILSKTTAELHESDIAPHALDALAQSHVRDVWVLGRRGAAQAKFTTKELREFGELEQADVMVKPDEIALSEAEEAGITDNVVKKNIEVLRDFAGRVPQGKPRRVHLRFLVSPVEILGDEEGRVSGLKVERNRLDEAGNAVGTGEFEVLPVQMVLRSVGYRGVALSGVPFDERRGVVPNEEGRVTGRSGEYTAGWIKRGPSGVIGTNKADATESMKLLIQDAENGQLSPAPHTGRSAVDVLLQGKGVDVVTLTDWQSLDAYEREQGAALGRPRAKVTHKMHMIDIIRKLRGSHVE, from the coding sequence ATGACCTCTTCCAGCGTTCCGTCCACCTTCAGCGCTGCCAGACCGCTCCGCGTGCTGGTGATCGGCAGCGGCCCCAGCGGCATCTTCAGCGCCGAGGCCCTGATCAAGCAGAGCCTCGTGCCAGTCGAGGTGGACGTGCTGGACAGACTGCCCACACCCTACGGCCTGGTGCGCTACGGCGTGGCTCCCGACCATCTGAAGATCAAGAGCGTGACGGCGGGTTTCGACCGTACCCTGTCCGATGCACGCGTGCGTTTTCTGGGAAACGTGGAATTCGGCAAGGACCTGACCTATGACGAGGCCAGGAGCCACTACGACGCGCTGGTCTACACCTTCGGGGCGAGCGCGGATCGGCGGCTGGGCATTCCCGGCGAAGACCTGATGGGCAGCCTGAGCGCCACCGAGTTCGTGGCCTGGTACAACGGCCACCCCGACGCCGCCGCCCGCGACATGCTGCTGCACGCGGCAGGCGTGGCGGTGGTGGGTGTGGGGAACGTGGCGCTGGACGTGAGCCGCATTCTGTCGAAGACGACGGCAGAGCTGCACGAATCCGACATCGCGCCGCACGCGCTGGACGCGCTGGCGCAGAGCCATGTGCGCGACGTGTGGGTCCTGGGGCGGCGCGGGGCGGCGCAGGCCAAATTCACCACCAAGGAACTGCGGGAATTCGGAGAGCTGGAACAGGCCGACGTGATGGTCAAACCCGACGAGATCGCCCTGAGCGAAGCCGAGGAAGCGGGCATCACCGACAACGTGGTGAAGAAGAATATCGAGGTGCTGCGCGACTTTGCCGGACGTGTGCCCCAGGGCAAGCCTCGCCGCGTGCATCTGCGCTTTCTGGTATCGCCGGTCGAAATCCTGGGCGACGAGGAAGGCCGGGTCAGTGGTCTGAAGGTCGAGCGCAACCGTCTGGACGAGGCGGGCAATGCGGTCGGCACCGGGGAATTCGAGGTTCTGCCGGTCCAGATGGTGCTGCGGAGCGTGGGTTACCGGGGCGTGGCCCTCTCGGGCGTGCCCTTCGACGAGCGGCGCGGCGTCGTTCCCAACGAGGAAGGCCGGGTGACGGGGCGCAGCGGTGAGTACACGGCAGGCTGGATCAAGCGCGGGCCGAGCGGCGTGATCGGTACCAACAAGGCCGACGCCACCGAGAGCATGAAGCTCCTCATTCAGGACGCCGAAAACGGTCAGCTCTCGCCTGCCCCGCACACCGGACGAAGTGCCGTCGATGTCCTGCTGCAGGGCAAGGGTGTGGACGTGGTGACGCTGACCGACTGGCAGTCGCTCGACGCCTACGAGCGCGAACAGGGCGCGGCGCTGGGCCGCCCACGCGCCAAGGTGACGCACAAGATGCACATGATCGACATCATCCGGAAACTGCGCGGCAGCCACGTGGAATGA
- a CDS encoding DinB family protein — MTQPNQPAVRLSGAEGARQLRVFGDTPEQIREQLELAFDRFEASIPAHQGHWLTTPSQGRWSPAQVTEHVIIVNEGVAKLLRLLLSDKGLRELPRTPGVQQGDRYQAPAHLQPGEGQSWESLQPRWQANRELLRDLSAQLENADLSRRMFHPFYDDLDAYDWTRMVTGHLRQHRRQLEE, encoded by the coding sequence ATGACACAGCCCAATCAACCCGCCGTGCGCCTGTCTGGGGCAGAAGGAGCGCGGCAACTCCGGGTTTTCGGAGACACGCCCGAGCAGATCAGAGAGCAGCTGGAGCTGGCCTTCGACCGCTTCGAGGCCAGCATTCCGGCGCACCAGGGGCACTGGCTGACCACGCCTTCACAGGGCCGCTGGAGTCCGGCGCAGGTGACGGAACACGTCATCATCGTGAACGAGGGGGTCGCGAAGCTGCTGCGCCTGCTGCTTTCCGACAAGGGGCTGCGCGAGTTGCCACGGACTCCGGGCGTGCAGCAGGGCGACCGGTATCAGGCTCCGGCCCATCTGCAACCCGGCGAGGGCCAATCCTGGGAGTCCCTGCAACCTCGCTGGCAGGCGAACCGCGAACTGCTGCGGGACCTGAGCGCCCAGCTGGAGAATGCCGATCTGTCGCGCCGGATGTTTCACCCCTTCTATGACGATCTGGACGCGTACGACTGGACGCGCATGGTCACGGGTCATCTGCGGCAGCACCGCCGTCAGCTGGAGGAATGA
- a CDS encoding formate dehydrogenase accessory sulfurtransferase FdhD, whose protein sequence is MSGPQLDFFAVRRHTGGTWEHLSDAVAVEEPLELRVGTAAGSVPLSVMMRTPGHDLELVRGWLHAEGLLAAVTAISVLPGAPNVLLLDGDRATLLAAQRGSVTSSACGVCGSGSVERLMLRVSAPVWTAPPLPPATIRGLPEVLRAAQPAFEASGGLHAAGLFDASGRLLHAFEDVGRHNAVDKAVGAALPELPLGNRVLVTSSRAGFEIVQKALLAGIAVVVTVGAPSSLAVETAVSLGLTLVGFVRGGRFNVYAGAERLDIR, encoded by the coding sequence GTGAGCGGCCCGCAGCTCGATTTCTTCGCGGTGCGCCGACACACGGGCGGCACCTGGGAACACCTGAGCGACGCGGTGGCGGTCGAAGAACCGCTGGAACTGCGCGTGGGAACAGCCGCCGGGAGTGTCCCGCTCAGCGTGATGATGAGGACACCGGGGCACGATCTGGAGCTGGTGCGCGGCTGGCTGCACGCAGAAGGACTGCTGGCGGCGGTCACGGCCATTTCAGTGCTGCCCGGCGCGCCCAATGTGCTGCTGCTGGACGGCGACCGGGCGACCCTGCTGGCAGCGCAGCGCGGCAGCGTCACTTCGAGTGCCTGCGGCGTCTGTGGCAGCGGCAGCGTCGAGCGACTGATGCTGCGGGTGTCAGCGCCCGTCTGGACTGCCCCGCCCCTTCCGCCTGCCACCATCCGGGGGCTGCCGGAAGTGCTCAGAGCTGCCCAGCCAGCCTTCGAGGCCAGCGGTGGGCTGCACGCGGCGGGGCTGTTCGATGCCTCCGGGCGGCTGCTGCACGCCTTCGAGGACGTGGGGCGACACAACGCCGTGGACAAGGCGGTGGGCGCAGCGCTGCCAGAGCTGCCACTCGGCAACAGGGTGCTGGTCACGAGCAGCCGCGCCGGATTTGAGATCGTGCAGAAAGCGCTGCTGGCAGGCATTGCCGTGGTCGTCACGGTGGGCGCACCGTCGAGCCTGGCGGTCGAGACAGCCGTCAGCCTGGGCCTGACACTGGTGGGCTTCGTGCGCGGCGGGCGGTTCAACGTGTACGCCGGGGCCGAGCGGCTGGACATTCGCTGA
- a CDS encoding class I SAM-dependent rRNA methyltransferase, with protein sequence MKVTIKAAAERRIRGRYPFGHRGDILNAEAGIGAGEVVDVYAESGPFMGRGYFNEGGATPLRMLTSKRENIDEAFYRRRIREALSRREGRIVGTNAMRVLHAEADGTPGIVADLFGEVLSVQFRNAGVERHRSQILKALQAETGATAAFERSDTGERSREGLEQQTGLLWGEVPERVTFYEDDLELYFQPLAAQKTGFYLDQRDNRRLMRGLVKEGEGFLDVYSYTGGFSLHAARAGARALAVDQDGVALQALEGAARANRVSVGLRMGDALDVLKALESERQTFGAAVLDPPTLAKRRDDIPKAKRIFTEGATRALRMLKPGGMLLISTCAHYIRVEDLLDAARVAASEAECNAEVRDTTYQPADHPHMLNVPESLYLKSILLQKE encoded by the coding sequence ATGAAAGTGACGATCAAGGCGGCGGCAGAGCGGCGCATCCGGGGGCGGTATCCCTTCGGGCACCGGGGCGACATCCTGAATGCCGAGGCAGGCATCGGCGCAGGCGAGGTGGTGGACGTCTACGCCGAGAGCGGGCCGTTCATGGGGCGCGGCTATTTCAATGAGGGCGGGGCCACTCCGCTGCGAATGCTGACGAGCAAGCGCGAAAATATCGACGAGGCGTTTTATCGCCGCCGGATTCGTGAAGCGCTCAGCCGCCGCGAAGGCCGCATCGTCGGCACCAATGCCATGCGCGTGCTGCACGCCGAGGCCGACGGAACGCCCGGCATCGTGGCCGACCTGTTCGGTGAGGTACTGAGCGTGCAGTTCAGAAACGCGGGCGTCGAGCGCCACCGTTCGCAGATCCTGAAGGCGCTTCAGGCCGAAACCGGGGCCACCGCTGCCTTCGAGCGCAGCGACACCGGAGAGCGCAGCCGCGAAGGGCTGGAGCAGCAGACGGGCCTGCTGTGGGGCGAGGTACCAGAGCGCGTGACGTTCTATGAGGACGATCTGGAACTGTATTTCCAGCCGCTCGCCGCCCAGAAGACCGGCTTTTACCTCGATCAGCGCGACAACCGCCGCCTGATGCGCGGACTGGTGAAAGAAGGCGAGGGCTTTCTGGACGTGTACAGCTATACCGGGGGCTTCAGCCTGCACGCGGCGCGGGCCGGAGCGCGGGCGCTGGCAGTCGATCAGGACGGGGTGGCGCTACAGGCCCTGGAAGGAGCCGCACGCGCCAACCGGGTCTCGGTGGGCCTGCGGATGGGAGACGCACTGGACGTGCTGAAGGCGCTGGAATCCGAACGGCAGACCTTCGGCGCAGCTGTCCTCGACCCGCCCACCCTCGCCAAACGCCGCGACGATATTCCCAAGGCCAAGCGCATCTTTACCGAGGGAGCGACCCGCGCCCTGCGGATGCTGAAGCCGGGCGGCATGCTGCTCATCAGCACCTGCGCCCATTACATCCGCGTCGAGGACCTGCTGGACGCGGCGCGGGTGGCAGCCAGCGAGGCCGAGTGCAACGCCGAGGTGCGCGACACCACGTATCAGCCCGCCGACCACCCGCACATGCTGAACGTGCCGGAGAGCCTGTACCTCAAGAGCATCCTGCTGCAAAAGGAATAA
- a CDS encoding phosphotransferase: MSAWLERQNEHPKRLSLIHASDVGCVLSVETGQGRRYFKAGKDGREVRAALEIARLGSTLTPEILAADEQRSWLLTRDAGACLLHSLQLGDWRTGVTRLVQLQQGAGFSSGPVHRFAELPARAEALLLDTAALAHWGLNTEQLPFVQALLSPFRAAYEHVAALGLPDTPAHDDFHPNNVLVDAAGVVRLFDWSEGCTQHPLLDLGWLLAFVQHPARADHPDRKALPELAQTLWHDWLSAWRLNTALRWQEAALLALIHRAVVYDAHYQNWTGSVPGFRPQFTPYSLKTARHFAQTHEQQA, from the coding sequence GTGAGCGCGTGGCTGGAACGACAGAACGAGCACCCGAAGCGGCTGTCTTTGATTCATGCTTCCGATGTCGGCTGCGTACTGAGCGTGGAAACCGGGCAGGGACGCAGGTATTTCAAGGCGGGTAAGGACGGACGCGAGGTGCGGGCGGCGCTGGAAATAGCACGCCTGGGTTCCACGCTGACCCCTGAAATACTGGCCGCCGATGAGCAGCGCAGCTGGCTGCTGACACGGGATGCCGGAGCCTGCCTGCTGCACTCACTTCAGCTGGGCGACTGGCGCACAGGCGTTACCCGGCTGGTCCAGCTTCAGCAGGGAGCGGGCTTTTCCAGTGGGCCGGTTCACCGATTTGCAGAGCTGCCCGCCCGCGCCGAAGCGCTGCTGCTGGATACGGCGGCCCTGGCCCACTGGGGCCTGAATACCGAGCAGCTTCCATTCGTTCAGGCGCTGCTCTCCCCTTTTCGGGCGGCCTACGAACACGTGGCTGCGCTCGGCCTGCCCGACACGCCCGCTCACGACGATTTCCATCCGAACAATGTGCTGGTAGACGCGGCGGGCGTGGTCCGGCTTTTCGACTGGAGCGAAGGCTGCACCCAGCACCCCCTGCTCGATCTCGGCTGGCTGCTGGCTTTCGTGCAGCACCCGGCGCGGGCCGACCATCCTGATCGCAAGGCCCTGCCCGAGCTGGCACAGACGCTGTGGCACGACTGGCTGAGTGCCTGGAGACTGAACACGGCGCTGCGCTGGCAGGAGGCCGCACTGCTGGCCCTGATTCACAGAGCAGTGGTCTATGACGCCCACTACCAGAACTGGACGGGCAGCGTACCGGGGTTCCGCCCGCAGTTCACGCCGTATTCTCTGAAAACGGCGCGGCATTTCGCGCAGACCCACGAGCAACAAGCGTGA
- the coaE gene encoding dephospho-CoA kinase (Dephospho-CoA kinase (CoaE) performs the final step in coenzyme A biosynthesis.), whose amino-acid sequence MLGLTGSIGAGKSTAANLLRKHGLTVLDADAAAHALSRTPEVQTEVARQLGPQYVTADGFDRAALAALVFADPAKRDVLNAIVHPRVRALLGQQTAEAAARGEAWVVQDVPLLFEGEGWRQMNATLLIDAPLELRISRVMKRSGLDRETVLARDAAQMPAEQKRRLATVVVDNSGDEAQLEAGLVEALRSLGIGEPGSREDGRS is encoded by the coding sequence ATGCTGGGGCTGACCGGTTCGATCGGCGCAGGCAAGAGCACTGCGGCCAACCTCCTGCGGAAGCACGGCCTGACGGTGCTGGACGCCGACGCCGCCGCCCACGCCCTGAGCCGCACCCCTGAAGTGCAGACCGAGGTGGCGCGGCAACTGGGACCGCAGTACGTCACCGCAGACGGCTTTGACCGGGCTGCACTGGCCGCCCTGGTCTTTGCAGATCCGGCCAAGCGCGACGTGCTGAACGCCATTGTTCATCCGCGTGTCCGTGCCCTGCTGGGCCAGCAGACCGCCGAGGCTGCTGCACGCGGTGAAGCGTGGGTGGTGCAGGACGTTCCGCTGCTGTTTGAAGGCGAGGGCTGGCGACAGATGAATGCGACCCTGCTGATCGACGCTCCGCTGGAACTGCGAATCTCGCGTGTGATGAAACGCAGCGGCCTGGACCGCGAAACCGTGCTGGCCCGCGACGCCGCCCAGATGCCAGCCGAGCAGAAACGCAGGCTGGCGACAGTGGTGGTGGACAACTCCGGCGACGAAGCGCAGCTGGAGGCCGGGTTGGTGGAAGCGCTCCGGAGCCTGGGCATCGGAGAACCGGGCAGCCGGGAGGACGGTCGAAGCTGA
- a CDS encoding tetratricopeptide repeat protein, whose amino-acid sequence MKRRILCLLAPLSLAALSLAAAQTPSTQPPATQAAPVVPAKPVAPARTIPAANYVALGVYYYDQGNYDSAYVAFRAASEQDPKNSEALLGLGRTQAKLRLYMASLDTLRKLVALDARNISGYIALAQAYQAQYVGTSDRKNVATNLDDALKVLTDAETATRAVAGADQDINLSKVYNERGYVYRLKGDATSAIAAFKQASTLNPNNSVILYNLGDMYYATGDLNAAIDSLQQAVIADPRDAYSRAYYAKLLALSGNTAAARPEAAQAARLSPTNAYAVGQYGVVSYLAKDTALASSQLQAAIKLDPLRYPEFYHYLGRLELDQGQLQAARGDLTKAAALASTSWEYVYYLGLSYERGQGALAPDKVKAMENYQKALALNPDYKLAQDGLSRVK is encoded by the coding sequence GTGAAAAGGCGCATCCTCTGTCTGCTCGCTCCCCTGAGCCTTGCGGCCCTGAGCCTTGCCGCAGCTCAGACTCCTTCCACTCAGCCTCCGGCTACCCAGGCGGCCCCGGTGGTGCCGGCCAAGCCTGTCGCCCCGGCCCGCACGATACCTGCGGCCAACTATGTGGCGCTGGGCGTGTACTACTACGATCAGGGCAACTACGACAGCGCGTATGTGGCGTTCCGGGCTGCTTCCGAACAGGACCCCAAGAATTCGGAAGCGCTGCTGGGACTGGGCCGCACTCAGGCCAAGCTGCGCCTGTATATGGCCTCGCTCGACACCCTGAGGAAACTCGTGGCCCTGGATGCCCGCAACATCAGCGGCTATATCGCGCTGGCACAGGCGTATCAGGCGCAGTACGTGGGAACCAGCGACCGCAAAAACGTGGCGACCAACCTCGACGATGCCCTGAAGGTGCTGACCGACGCCGAGACTGCCACCCGCGCAGTTGCCGGGGCCGATCAGGACATCAATCTGTCGAAGGTCTACAACGAGCGGGGCTACGTGTACCGCCTCAAAGGTGACGCGACCTCGGCGATCGCCGCCTTCAAGCAGGCCAGCACCCTCAATCCCAACAACTCGGTGATCCTGTACAACCTGGGCGATATGTACTACGCGACGGGCGATCTGAACGCCGCCATCGACAGCCTGCAACAGGCAGTGATCGCCGATCCGCGCGACGCCTACAGCCGCGCCTACTACGCCAAGCTGCTGGCGCTGAGCGGCAACACCGCCGCCGCCCGTCCGGAAGCGGCGCAGGCGGCCCGTCTGTCGCCCACCAACGCCTACGCGGTGGGACAGTACGGCGTGGTCAGCTACCTCGCCAAAGATACGGCTCTGGCTTCCAGCCAGCTTCAGGCGGCCATCAAACTCGATCCGCTGCGCTACCCCGAGTTCTATCACTATCTCGGGCGGCTGGAACTGGATCAGGGTCAACTTCAGGCCGCACGCGGCGATCTGACCAAGGCGGCAGCACTGGCGAGCACCAGCTGGGAATATGTCTACTACCTGGGCCTGTCGTATGAACGCGGCCAGGGCGCACTGGCCCCAGACAAGGTCAAGGCGATGGAGAACTATCAGAAGGCGCTGGCGCTCAATCCCGATTACAAGCTCGCTCAGGACGGACTGAGCCGGGTGAAGTAA
- the rpsB gene encoding 30S ribosomal protein S2 yields the protein MSYIGMKQLLEAGVHFGHETKRWNPKFKRFIFAERNGIFIIDLQKTLKQIDRSFDYIKDLSERGGTILFVGTKKQAQEIVELEARRTGMPYVTSRWLGGMLTNFRTMRTRVTRLDELDELFESGRINDRPKAERIQLGGERDRLLRYVGGIRKMTRLPDALFIVDPTKEIIAVQEANKLGIPVVALADTDSDPDVLDYIVPGNDDAIRSIQLIAHRVGDLIVEARGGGEEVASEDADQNADQSDQDSVQA from the coding sequence ATGTCGTACATCGGAATGAAGCAGTTGTTGGAAGCGGGCGTGCACTTCGGCCATGAAACCAAGCGTTGGAACCCCAAGTTCAAGCGCTTCATCTTCGCCGAGCGCAACGGTATTTTCATCATCGATCTCCAGAAGACCCTGAAGCAGATCGACCGCAGCTTTGATTACATCAAGGACCTGTCGGAGCGCGGCGGTACCATCCTGTTCGTGGGCACCAAGAAGCAGGCCCAGGAAATCGTGGAGCTGGAAGCCCGCCGCACGGGGATGCCCTACGTCACGAGCCGCTGGCTCGGCGGCATGCTCACCAACTTCCGCACCATGCGGACCCGTGTGACGCGCCTCGACGAACTCGACGAACTGTTCGAGAGTGGCCGCATCAACGACCGCCCCAAGGCCGAGCGCATTCAGCTCGGCGGCGAGCGCGACCGTCTGCTGCGCTACGTGGGCGGCATCCGCAAGATGACCCGTCTGCCCGACGCCCTGTTCATCGTCGATCCCACCAAGGAGATCATCGCGGTGCAGGAAGCCAACAAGCTGGGCATTCCGGTGGTGGCGCTGGCCGACACCGACAGCGATCCGGACGTGCTCGACTACATCGTGCCCGGCAACGACGACGCCATCCGCAGCATTCAGCTCATCGCGCACCGCGTCGGTGATCTGATCGTGGAGGCACGTGGCGGCGGCGAGGAAGTCGCCAGCGAAGACGCCGACCAGAACGCCGACCAGAGCGATCAGGACTCCGTTCAGGCGTAA
- the tsf gene encoding translation elongation factor Ts, with amino-acid sequence MMESIKKLREMTGAGMMDVKKALSDAEGNEDKAIALLRERGIVKAAKKSDREATEGLVRFSMDGQNAAIVEVNSETDFVARNSDFQALVQMLADAALKAKTSDVEEFKTFALDSGDTVGNEVAAAAGRIGENLVLKRVAYVEGQNVAGYVHSNGKIGVLVDLAGGSEAQAKDVALHVAAERPQYLSRDEVNAEDIEKEREVLTNKAINEGKNPELAAKIVNGQIGKFYEERVLGEQKFVKDNSLTVNKYLGDSSVKRFVRFEIGN; translated from the coding sequence ATGATGGAGTCAATCAAGAAGCTGCGCGAGATGACCGGCGCGGGCATGATGGATGTCAAGAAGGCGCTCTCGGACGCCGAGGGCAACGAGGACAAGGCCATTGCACTGCTGCGTGAGCGCGGCATCGTCAAGGCTGCCAAGAAGTCGGACCGCGAGGCCACCGAGGGTCTGGTGCGCTTCAGCATGGACGGCCAGAACGCCGCCATCGTGGAAGTGAATAGCGAGACCGATTTCGTGGCCCGCAACAGCGACTTCCAGGCGCTCGTGCAGATGCTGGCCGACGCGGCGCTGAAGGCCAAGACCAGCGACGTGGAGGAGTTCAAAACCTTCGCGCTGGACAGTGGCGACACCGTGGGCAACGAGGTCGCGGCGGCAGCCGGGCGCATCGGTGAGAACCTGGTCCTGAAGCGCGTGGCCTACGTCGAAGGCCAGAACGTGGCCGGATACGTCCACAGCAACGGCAAGATCGGTGTGCTGGTCGATCTGGCGGGCGGCAGCGAGGCCCAGGCCAAAGACGTGGCCCTGCACGTGGCCGCCGAGCGTCCTCAGTACCTCAGCCGCGACGAGGTCAACGCCGAGGACATCGAGAAAGAGCGCGAAGTGCTGACCAACAAGGCGATCAACGAGGGCAAGAACCCCGAACTGGCCGCCAAGATCGTGAACGGTCAGATCGGCAAGTTCTACGAAGAGCGTGTGCTGGGCGAGCAGAAGTTCGTCAAGGACAACAGCCTGACCGTGAACAAGTACCTCGGCGACAGCAGCGTCAAGCGCTTCGTTCGCTTCGAGATCGGCAACTAA